A part of Colletotrichum higginsianum IMI 349063 chromosome 11, whole genome shotgun sequence genomic DNA contains:
- a CDS encoding Ank-repeat protein mbp1, with translation MEVHRIMIYSPVLSGLFLFRLRTEMYDVGLAVANAWGSVTYTAHLYNALRGSRLLDGLWPDMEVMLTLLGDSGIWGGGGGERPGTSMDCFHKFCLQMGISAAAFTGNRRRRPAIASRAGPRGIEEGAPVSSMFKAQVCSGAGVEWTPDLLDDIVARSAYRQEGSIDNGDLIMAQIDDPQELRARAAGKGRAADGLVPDELVATLVMALNCESLEMAFPYLMMHRWMLATLS, from the exons ATGGAGGTCCATCGCATCATGATCTACTCGCCCGTGCTGAGCggtctcttcctcttccgtCTCCGCACCGAGATGTACGACGTTGGCCTGGCCGTCGCTAACGCCTGGGGTTCCGTCACGTACACCGCCCACCTGTATAATGCCTTGCGAGGGAGCCGCCTGCTAGACGGCCTGTGGCCTGATATGGAGGTTATGCTTACCCTGCTTGGTGACTCTGGTatctggggggggggggggggcgagcGCCCGGGGACGAGCATGGACTGTTTTCACAAGTTCTGTCTCCAGATGGGGATTTCGGCTGCCGCCTTCACTGGAaaccgccgacgaagacCTGCGATTGCCTCGCGCGCCGGTCCGCGAGGTATCGAGGAGGGTGCCCCCGTGTCGTCCATGTTTAAGGCCCAGGTGTGCTCTGGTGCTGGCGTCGAGTGGACGCCCGATCTGCTCGATGACATCGTCGCACGCAGCGCCTATCGGCAGGAGGGCTCGATCGACAACGGAGACTTGATCATGGCGCAGATTGACGATCCACAAGAGCtcagggcgagggcggctgGGAAAGGCCGGGCcgccgatggcctcgtccCTGACGAGCTTGTCGCCACGCTTGTCATGGCGCTGAACTGCGAGTCTCTCGAGATGGCGTTCCCCTACCTAATGATGCATCGCTG GATGCTTGCGACCCTGTCTTGA